One stretch of Lachnospiraceae bacterium oral taxon 096 DNA includes these proteins:
- a CDS encoding endo alpha-1,4 polygalactosaminidase, with protein sequence MKKFRFTALAVIGCFVFFLFGRTFFAQEKFYSGKSYGVFIGMGKEEGMKLNNYEVLVLEPSEFDKDNIKKLHEKNKKIYAYLNIGSLENYRPYYEKFKDKVLGNYENWEDEYWMDVSNKEWQNLVVDELGKNISYKGFDGFFIDNCDVYYQFQDEKTFDGLCSILNGLRKYHLDTIINGGDTFVSKCIDDKMAKKMFDGINQECVFTSIDFENKKYGEKSAKDSEYFIQYLDKVKKDAMEVFLIEYGADDILSKKIEKYCNDNGFHWYNARSMELK encoded by the coding sequence ATGAAGAAATTTAGATTTACTGCTTTAGCTGTCATAGGGTGTTTTGTTTTTTTCCTTTTTGGCAGAACTTTTTTTGCACAGGAGAAATTTTATAGTGGCAAATCTTATGGTGTATTTATCGGCATGGGTAAAGAAGAGGGGATGAAACTCAATAATTACGAAGTTCTTGTGCTTGAACCAAGTGAATTTGATAAAGATAATATCAAGAAATTGCATGAGAAGAATAAAAAGATATATGCCTATCTCAATATAGGATCTTTGGAAAACTATCGCCCATACTATGAGAAGTTTAAAGATAAAGTCTTGGGGAATTATGAGAACTGGGAAGATGAGTACTGGATGGATGTGTCCAATAAGGAATGGCAAAATCTAGTTGTAGATGAACTTGGGAAAAATATCTCCTATAAAGGCTTTGACGGATTTTTTATAGATAACTGTGATGTGTATTATCAGTTTCAGGATGAAAAGACATTTGACGGACTTTGTTCTATATTGAATGGACTTAGAAAATATCATCTTGATACGATCATCAATGGCGGAGATACATTTGTAAGCAAATGTATTGATGACAAAATGGCAAAGAAAATGTTTGATGGAATCAATCAGGAATGTGTATTTACAAGTATTGATTTTGAAAACAAAAAATATGGTGAAAAATCAGCCAAAGACTCTGAATATTTTATTCAATATTTAGATAAAGTAAAAAAAGATGCTATGGAAGTATTTTTAATTGAGTATGGAGCTGATGACATTCTTTCAAAAAAGATTGAAAAATATTGTAATGACAACGGATTTCATTGGTACAATGCAAGGAGTATGGAACTGAAATAG
- a CDS encoding ABC transporter substrate-binding protein, translated as MKKLAILVGLCITAVSMSACSSQKRVVGSKGDQFSVKKDVEKVSNEAQSGDKAYEPYTITLNLERSGAGQNMEETFTSAPKRVVVDGDQMVDFFLDLGLEDNIVGYTRGACLDTVNDFPARDKLNKILPDGQNLSKASKEQILALKPDFMMGWDSLFSDTNFSVDWCLKNHIIPYFPYSCSDKATMEDVYKDYDTLGHIFGVTDLANQKVQAMKDTVEEVKKTLGDDVYKKPISVFVYDSGEDAPFTACQGIPGDMIKLAGGLSIFSDIDKGWATPSWEEVVARDPDVILILDYDHDTEKKKQFLETNKFTKNLRAVKEGKIYSACCSDMQGSSGSANTVKIMAQQFYPDKFK; from the coding sequence ATGAAAAAGTTAGCAATATTGGTAGGACTTTGTATTACAGCAGTGAGTATGTCCGCCTGCAGTTCTCAAAAGAGAGTAGTCGGTTCCAAGGGGGATCAGTTCTCTGTGAAAAAGGATGTGGAGAAGGTCAGCAATGAGGCACAGTCCGGTGATAAAGCTTATGAGCCGTATACAATCACGCTAAATCTTGAGCGGTCGGGTGCCGGTCAAAATATGGAGGAAACATTTACTTCTGCACCAAAAAGAGTAGTGGTAGACGGTGACCAGATGGTTGATTTCTTTCTGGATCTTGGGCTTGAAGACAACATTGTCGGATATACAAGAGGAGCTTGTCTTGACACTGTAAATGATTTTCCTGCAAGAGACAAGCTGAACAAAATACTTCCTGACGGCCAGAATCTAAGCAAGGCATCAAAGGAGCAGATTCTTGCACTGAAACCTGACTTTATGATGGGGTGGGATTCCCTTTTCTCAGATACCAACTTCTCTGTAGACTGGTGCCTTAAGAATCATATTATTCCATATTTCCCATACTCATGTTCTGATAAGGCGACGATGGAGGATGTATATAAAGACTATGATACATTGGGTCATATCTTTGGTGTCACAGACCTTGCGAATCAGAAAGTACAGGCTATGAAGGACACAGTTGAAGAGGTAAAAAAGACACTTGGTGACGATGTATATAAAAAGCCGATATCTGTCTTTGTATATGATTCGGGTGAGGACGCACCTTTTACAGCTTGTCAGGGAATACCGGGAGATATGATCAAGCTTGCAGGCGGTCTTTCAATATTTAGTGATATAGATAAGGGCTGGGCTACACCTTCATGGGAAGAGGTTGTTGCAAGAGATCCAGATGTCATTCTTATACTTGACTATGATCATGATACTGAGAAGAAGAAGCAGTTCCTTGAGACGAATAAGTTTACAAAGAACCTTCGTGCTGTAAAGGAAGGAAAAATCTACAGTGCTTGCTGTTCAGATATGCAGGGTTCATCAGGCTCTGCAAATACTGTAAAGATAATGGCACAGCAGTTTTATCCTGATAAATTCAAATAA
- a CDS encoding iron ABC transporter permease: MKKFKRHLLPLESNGTYLFFIFIMLAVLILSIAISIVFGSVEIKFDDVIGFLANKISGKRVVAPTWDNSMESIIWDIRTPRVLTAFIVGAGLTLCGIVMQALTKNTLADPYVLGISQGASSGAVFMIMYGSMFFYGQYGTVLGAFIGAVISIVIALQIAKIRNKVTATQLILAGIAVAAMFGALTNIMIYLQRTGSDKVKTAQYWMMGSLSGSTWERLVYVAIVFVICFIVIYAIRKMLDAMLLGDDVALTLGVNTGRLKFIMILVATLLTGAIVSISGVIGFVGLTIPHITRSVVGSKHTRLIPAATLVGGTFLVLADVISRVLISPEELPIGVVSAFFGAPFFLYLIRKSRMGGNG, from the coding sequence ATGAAAAAATTTAAAAGGCATTTGTTGCCACTTGAGTCAAACGGCACATACTTGTTTTTTATATTTATAATGCTTGCTGTGTTGATTTTATCTATTGCGATATCTATTGTGTTTGGTAGCGTAGAGATCAAATTTGATGATGTTATCGGATTTTTGGCAAATAAAATCAGCGGTAAGCGAGTAGTAGCACCTACATGGGATAACAGTATGGAGTCAATTATTTGGGATATCCGTACGCCAAGAGTTTTGACTGCGTTTATTGTAGGAGCTGGACTTACACTCTGTGGTATTGTGATGCAGGCACTTACAAAGAATACTTTGGCAGATCCGTATGTCCTTGGCATTTCACAGGGTGCATCATCAGGTGCCGTGTTTATGATTATGTACGGATCAATGTTTTTTTACGGACAATATGGTACAGTGCTGGGTGCATTTATCGGTGCCGTTATCTCTATAGTAATTGCACTGCAAATAGCTAAAATCAGAAACAAGGTGACAGCAACGCAACTTATTCTTGCGGGTATTGCTGTGGCGGCAATGTTTGGAGCTTTGACCAATATAATGATTTATTTACAAAGGACAGGATCGGATAAGGTAAAGACTGCACAGTATTGGATGATGGGTTCACTCAGTGGATCTACATGGGAAAGACTGGTCTATGTAGCGATTGTATTTGTTATATGTTTTATTGTGATTTATGCAATCAGAAAGATGCTCGATGCTATGCTTTTAGGTGATGATGTTGCACTTACACTTGGAGTCAACACAGGCAGACTGAAGTTCATTATGATTTTGGTAGCAACATTACTTACAGGGGCCATAGTGTCTATCAGTGGAGTCATTGGTTTTGTCGGACTTACGATTCCACATATCACAAGGTCTGTAGTGGGAAGTAAACATACCAGACTCATACCAGCGGCTACATTGGTGGGAGGCACGTTTTTAGTGTTGGCGGATGTGATTTCAAGGGTACTTATCTCTCCTGAGGAGTTACCAATCGGCGTTGTATCGGCATTCTTTGGTGCACCGTTTTTTCTTTATTTGATTAGAAAATCGAGAATGGGAGGAAACGGCTGA
- a CDS encoding ABC transporter ATP-binding protein yields MMKLETRGITYSIDGKIIIDGIDISVKEGEFVGIVGPNGCGKSTLLKNIYKVYTPDSGVAYIDGEEIFKMSNKKTAKKMSVMQQENLVDFDMTVYDMAMLGRFAYQKMFSGNSDEDREIVLEYLKEVGLEGYEKRHFLSLSGGEKQRTLLARALSQKAPLIILDEPTNHLDIGYQYQIMNILKRQKLTMLCCVHDLNIAATYCDRIILMKKREVFKVGTPREMLTSENIKELFHIDTQVVENERTGSVNIIFLPEL; encoded by the coding sequence CTGATGAAACTGGAAACAAGGGGGATTACCTATTCCATCGACGGAAAGATTATTATCGACGGCATTGATATAAGCGTAAAAGAGGGCGAGTTTGTAGGAATAGTCGGACCGAATGGTTGCGGCAAATCCACACTTTTAAAAAATATCTATAAGGTTTATACTCCGGACAGTGGTGTTGCATATATAGACGGCGAAGAGATTTTTAAAATGTCCAACAAAAAGACTGCAAAGAAAATGTCTGTCATGCAACAGGAAAATCTTGTCGATTTTGATATGACAGTATATGATATGGCAATGCTTGGACGATTTGCCTATCAGAAGATGTTTTCAGGGAACAGCGACGAGGACAGAGAGATTGTGCTTGAGTACCTTAAGGAGGTCGGTCTTGAAGGCTATGAAAAGAGACATTTTCTTTCACTTTCAGGCGGTGAAAAGCAAAGGACATTACTTGCAAGAGCCTTAAGTCAAAAAGCACCACTTATTATACTGGATGAGCCGACCAATCATCTGGACATCGGGTATCAGTATCAGATAATGAATATATTAAAACGACAAAAGCTCACTATGCTTTGCTGTGTCCATGATTTGAATATTGCGGCTACCTATTGTGACAGAATCATACTGATGAAAAAGAGAGAAGTATTCAAGGTTGGAACGCCAAGGGAGATGCTTACAAGTGAGAATATAAAAGAACTTTTTCACATCGACACTCAGGTAGTAGAAAATGAAAGGACGGGCAGTGTAAATATTATTTTTTTGCCTGAACTATAG
- the tnpB gene encoding IS200/IS605 family element transposase accessory protein TnpB codes for MLKAYRYRIYPNKEQEIQLAKTFGCCRFVYNQTLAYRKDAYEKEKKSVSKTDCNNYCNRELKKAYEWLKEVDKFALTNAIYNMDSAYQKFFKEHAGYPKFKSKHSNRKSYTTNFTNGNITVDFDRGRIKLPKLKRVKIKLHRKFSGRIKTATISKVPSGKYYVSVLVETEHSPLVKTNGQIGLDLGIKDLCITSDGKKYENPKTIKKYEKKLTRLQRQLANKTKGSRNYQKKRKQIALCHEKIANTRKDYLHKISSEIINENQVIVSENLQIKNMVKNHNLAKTISDVSWYELTRQLEYKSKWNGRNYIKIDTFYASSQLCFSCGYKNTNVKDLKVRDWMCPFCNTKHDRDINAAKNILAEGLRQVV; via the coding sequence ATGTTAAAGGCATATAGATATCGGATTTATCCAAACAAAGAGCAAGAAATACAGTTAGCAAAGACATTTGGCTGTTGTCGTTTTGTATATAATCAAACCCTTGCGTACAGAAAAGATGCTTATGAAAAAGAAAAAAAGTCTGTCAGTAAAACAGATTGTAATAATTATTGCAATAGAGAGCTGAAAAAAGCTTATGAATGGCTAAAAGAAGTAGATAAATTTGCTTTAACAAATGCAATTTATAATATGGATAGTGCTTATCAAAAGTTTTTCAAAGAACATGCAGGTTATCCAAAGTTTAAGAGTAAGCACAGTAATCGTAAATCATATACAACCAATTTTACAAATGGGAATATAACTGTAGATTTTGATAGAGGAAGAATAAAGCTGCCAAAATTAAAAAGGGTAAAAATAAAATTACATAGAAAATTTTCAGGTCGGATAAAAACAGCAACGATATCTAAGGTACCAAGCGGCAAGTACTATGTGTCTGTTCTTGTAGAAACTGAACATAGTCCACTTGTAAAGACAAATGGACAAATAGGATTGGATTTAGGAATAAAAGATTTATGTATCACATCAGATGGGAAGAAATATGAAAATCCGAAGACAATTAAAAAATATGAGAAAAAGCTTACAAGATTACAAAGACAATTAGCAAATAAAACAAAGGGGAGTAGGAACTATCAGAAAAAAAGGAAACAAATAGCACTATGCCATGAGAAAATAGCGAATACAAGAAAAGATTATCTGCATAAGATTTCAAGCGAAATTATAAACGAAAACCAAGTGATAGTTTCGGAAAACTTACAGATAAAAAATATGGTGAAAAATCATAATTTAGCGAAAACTATAAGCGATGTATCGTGGTATGAGCTGACAAGACAACTGGAATATAAGTCAAAATGGAATGGTAGAAATTATATTAAGATAGATACATTTTATGCAAGTAGCCAGCTATGTTTTAGTTGTGGATATAAAAATACAAATGTAAAAGATCTAAAAGTAAGAGATTGGATGTGTCCTTTCTGCAATACAAAACACGATAGAGATATCAATGCGGCAAAAAATATATTGGCAGAAGGATTAAGACAAGTAGTATAA
- a CDS encoding MATE family efflux transporter translates to MADSIIVGQFVGSSALAAVGACAALTNVFICVALGAGVGAGVLVSRYFGAQNYEKMKTIVSTSLISFLILSLFLGAFGFGFSRLMMSTLQTPADILDEAVLYLRIYFVGFPFLFMYNILSTMFTSIGESKIPLVLLIFSSILNIFMDLWMVAGLGLGVFGAALATLIAQGISAIFSLLLFFYRMRRYRSPFTWFDRCALHSMLQIAIPSVLQQSTVSVGMMIVQAVVNPFGTQALAGYAATMRVENVFSLIFVSIGNAVSPYVSQNLGANKKQRIRKGYHVALVLDMAFAVLAFIVIETLHTVISSLFLGKDGTALAYQVSGDYMKWIGYFFVFMGIKMTTDGVLRGLGIMRPFLFANIVNLAIRLSVALIFAPKWGIAFVWLAVPAGWLANFLISYVVLRKSWSKDGMYQ, encoded by the coding sequence ATGGCTGATTCAATTATCGTCGGCCAGTTTGTTGGTTCTTCAGCACTTGCAGCAGTTGGTGCCTGTGCTGCACTGACAAATGTTTTTATTTGTGTGGCATTGGGGGCTGGTGTTGGTGCTGGTGTGCTGGTGAGCCGCTATTTTGGTGCCCAGAATTATGAAAAAATGAAAACCATTGTGTCAACATCACTGATTAGTTTTTTGATTTTAAGTCTATTCCTTGGTGCTTTTGGCTTTGGGTTTTCTCGTTTGATGATGAGCACATTGCAAACACCTGCCGATATATTGGATGAGGCCGTGCTGTATCTGCGAATCTATTTTGTGGGCTTTCCATTTCTGTTTATGTACAATATTCTCTCGACCATGTTTACTTCGATTGGTGAATCAAAAATCCCGTTGGTACTTTTGATTTTTTCATCTATCTTAAATATTTTTATGGATCTTTGGATGGTCGCAGGTCTTGGGCTTGGTGTATTCGGTGCGGCCCTTGCCACTCTGATTGCACAGGGGATTTCTGCAATATTTTCGCTTTTGCTTTTCTTTTATCGGATGCGTCGATATCGGAGTCCATTTACTTGGTTTGATCGGTGTGCACTACATTCCATGCTCCAAATTGCGATACCGTCCGTTCTTCAGCAATCTACCGTGTCTGTTGGCATGATGATTGTACAGGCCGTTGTAAATCCCTTTGGCACACAGGCTCTCGCAGGTTATGCGGCGACGATGAGAGTGGAAAATGTTTTTTCACTCATTTTTGTATCGATTGGCAATGCAGTTTCACCATATGTGTCACAGAATCTTGGGGCAAATAAAAAACAACGCATCAGAAAAGGCTATCATGTGGCACTGGTGTTAGATATGGCTTTTGCAGTTCTTGCTTTTATAGTTATTGAGACACTCCATACCGTAATTTCTTCCCTGTTTCTCGGCAAAGACGGAACGGCTTTGGCCTATCAAGTATCGGGGGATTACATGAAATGGATCGGCTACTTTTTCGTTTTCATGGGAATCAAGATGACAACTGATGGAGTACTTCGTGGGCTCGGAATCATGCGACCATTTCTCTTTGCCAATATAGTTAACCTTGCAATTCGATTGTCTGTTGCTTTGATTTTTGCACCAAAGTGGGGCATTGCATTTGTCTGGCTTGCTGTGCCAGCTGGTTGGCTTGCAAACTTTTTGATTTCTTATGTGGTGCTAAGAAAATCATGGTCAAAGGATGGGATGTACCAGTAA
- a CDS encoding D-2-hydroxyacid dehydrogenase: MNNKCVVLNAKKINFDGKIDFSILSSDVRVYDDTTEQQMLERIQGADIIVTKEMPVSAKMIQKFPESVQLICEAGTGYNNIDLEAARKRKITVCNIPAYSTERVAHTTIMMILNLSSTMQVQMKMLGCGNHDNFTQNLQVPHVEVNGKTLGVIGAGHIGRKVIQIAQALDMNILVYSRTPREDEKGIHYVSLEELLKNSDYVSLHCPLTESTRHMINKETLSLMKPSAFLINTSRGALIDEVALIEALENGTIAGAGLDVQETEPPKANSPLYTLDNVILTPHMGWKGLETRKRLVSILADNIKSFIEGNPINVVSNL; the protein is encoded by the coding sequence ATGAACAACAAATGTGTGGTATTGAATGCAAAGAAAATAAACTTTGATGGAAAGATAGATTTTTCCATCTTATCTTCTGATGTTAGAGTATATGATGATACAACAGAACAGCAGATGTTAGAGCGTATTCAGGGGGCAGATATTATTGTCACAAAGGAGATGCCTGTGAGTGCCAAAATGATACAGAAATTTCCGGAATCTGTTCAACTGATCTGTGAGGCAGGTACAGGATATAATAATATTGATCTTGAAGCAGCACGAAAGAGAAAGATTACAGTCTGCAATATTCCGGCATATAGCACAGAACGTGTGGCACATACTACAATCATGATGATATTGAATTTGAGTTCTACAATGCAAGTACAGATGAAAATGCTAGGATGTGGAAATCATGACAATTTCACCCAAAATCTTCAGGTTCCCCATGTTGAGGTAAACGGTAAAACTCTTGGTGTTATAGGTGCAGGACATATTGGTAGGAAGGTTATACAGATCGCACAGGCATTGGATATGAATATACTGGTATATAGCAGGACACCAAGAGAGGATGAAAAGGGTATCCACTATGTATCGCTTGAGGAATTACTTAAGAATAGTGATTATGTTTCATTGCATTGTCCATTGACAGAAAGTACAAGACATATGATCAACAAAGAGACTTTATCACTGATGAAGCCTTCAGCATTTCTCATTAATACTTCAAGAGGTGCACTGATTGATGAGGTCGCTCTTATAGAAGCATTGGAAAATGGTACAATTGCAGGAGCTGGACTTGATGTTCAGGAAACAGAACCACCAAAAGCAAACAGCCCTCTTTATACGCTAGACAATGTCATTTTGACGCCTCATATGGGATGGAAAGGACTGGAGACAAGAAAGCGATTGGTTTCCATTTTGGCAGATAATATAAAGAGCTTTATCGAGGGCAATCCAATCAATGTTGTATCCAATCTATAG